The following are encoded in a window of Candidatus Dormiibacterota bacterium genomic DNA:
- a CDS encoding amidohydrolase, with amino-acid sequence MNPELIRYRRHFHAHPELSLEEHETAAFIERELRQCDFDEIRTRIGKTGILATLRGGRRGPTTLLRADMDALPITELGTAEYRSQHDGVMHACGHDGHMAILLASARALAARRQDVAGTVVFCFQPGEEGYGGNRLMIADGALENPHVDRVFALHLYTGLDVGKVGIRDGPFFAASDQISIILEGHGGHGAMPQLSVDPIVGAAQFITMLQTLVSREVPPKEPVVVTIGRVVAGTTHNVIPDRAELTGTVRTLDEVVRRSMPERIERMLQGLCSAMRMEYRLEYEWGYPAVVNDPRENDVVRAIASGSVGAENIVEPHEVVMWAEDMAYMQAERPGAYFLVGARGAGMGNEPQHSARYDIDERALDAGFRMMTGIAMQ; translated from the coding sequence TTGAACCCTGAGCTGATCCGCTACCGGCGGCATTTTCACGCGCATCCGGAGCTCTCGCTCGAAGAGCACGAGACCGCGGCTTTCATCGAGCGCGAACTTCGGCAGTGCGATTTCGACGAAATTCGAACGCGCATCGGTAAAACGGGAATATTGGCGACGCTGCGCGGCGGACGTCGCGGTCCGACGACGCTGCTTCGCGCCGACATGGATGCTCTTCCGATAACGGAGCTCGGCACGGCGGAGTATCGCTCGCAGCACGACGGCGTGATGCACGCCTGCGGGCACGACGGGCACATGGCGATTCTGCTGGCGTCGGCGCGCGCGCTCGCTGCGCGCCGTCAAGACGTAGCCGGGACGGTCGTCTTCTGTTTTCAGCCGGGCGAAGAAGGCTACGGTGGCAACCGGCTGATGATCGCCGACGGCGCCCTCGAGAATCCGCACGTGGACCGCGTCTTCGCGCTGCACCTCTATACCGGCCTCGACGTCGGAAAAGTCGGAATCCGCGACGGCCCGTTCTTTGCTGCCTCGGATCAGATTTCCATTATCCTAGAAGGGCACGGCGGGCACGGCGCGATGCCGCAGCTCTCGGTCGATCCGATCGTCGGCGCCGCGCAGTTCATCACGATGCTGCAGACGCTCGTGAGCCGCGAAGTGCCTCCGAAGGAGCCCGTGGTCGTGACGATCGGGAGAGTCGTTGCGGGGACGACGCACAACGTGATTCCGGATCGTGCCGAGCTGACCGGCACGGTACGAACGCTCGACGAAGTCGTGCGCCGCTCGATGCCCGAGCGGATCGAGCGCATGCTGCAAGGGCTCTGTAGCGCGATGCGGATGGAGTACCGCCTCGAGTACGAATGGGGCTATCCCGCCGTCGTCAACGACCCGCGCGAGAACGACGTCGTGCGCGCGATCGCGAGCGGGAGCGTCGGGGCGGAGAACATCGTCGAACCGCACGAGGTCGTCATGTGGGCCGAGGACATGGCGTACATGCAAGCCGAGCGTCCCGGCGCGTACTTTCTCGTCGGCGCGCGCGGAGCCGGAATGGGGAACGAGCCGCAGCACAGCGCACGGTACGACATCGACGAGCGAGCTCTCGACGCCGGCTTTCGTATGATGACTGGAATAGCAATGCAGTGA
- a CDS encoding aminotransferase class V-fold PLP-dependent enzyme, producing MSPAARSFASDNTAPVAPEILDAIRHANGGDAIGYGHDAWTASAIRRFREHFGETTDVYFTFNGTGANVVALSCLVRPWEAVLCPASAHLQTDECGAFERFAGSKVIPVVTNDGKLSPADLEPHLHPGHDEHHPQPRVVSISQSTEYGGLYEPGEIRELCDYAHERGLLVHVDGARIANAAAALHATPRAITADLGVDALTFGGTKNGLMFGEAICFFTPELTAGAVPFARKQGMQLASKMRFVAAQFDALLSDDLWLRYASHANAMTARLHERVLAIPAIRVTRPVCCNAIFATMDRAAIARAQGEFFFYTFDEALPEVRWMTHWATQPEDVEAFADALEAALT from the coding sequence GTGAGCCCGGCGGCGCGCAGCTTCGCGAGCGACAACACCGCTCCGGTCGCTCCCGAGATCCTCGACGCGATCCGCCACGCAAATGGGGGCGATGCGATCGGTTACGGCCACGACGCATGGACGGCGTCGGCGATTCGCCGCTTTCGCGAACACTTCGGCGAGACGACGGACGTGTATTTCACGTTCAACGGCACCGGCGCCAACGTCGTCGCACTCAGCTGCCTCGTACGACCGTGGGAGGCCGTGCTCTGCCCGGCGAGCGCGCATCTCCAGACCGACGAGTGCGGCGCGTTCGAGCGCTTCGCCGGCTCGAAGGTAATCCCGGTCGTGACGAACGACGGCAAGCTGAGCCCGGCGGACCTCGAGCCGCACCTGCATCCCGGGCACGACGAGCATCATCCGCAGCCGCGAGTCGTCTCCATTTCGCAGTCGACGGAGTACGGAGGCCTCTACGAACCCGGCGAGATTCGCGAGCTCTGCGACTACGCGCACGAGCGAGGCCTGCTCGTGCACGTGGACGGCGCACGGATCGCGAATGCTGCCGCAGCATTGCACGCCACCCCGCGTGCGATCACTGCCGATCTCGGCGTCGACGCGCTCACCTTCGGCGGCACGAAGAACGGTTTGATGTTCGGCGAGGCGATCTGTTTCTTCACGCCCGAGCTTACGGCCGGCGCCGTGCCTTTCGCCCGCAAACAAGGGATGCAGCTGGCCTCGAAGATGCGCTTCGTGGCCGCGCAGTTCGACGCCCTGCTCTCTGACGATCTCTGGCTGCGCTACGCCTCGCACGCCAATGCGATGACGGCGCGGCTTCACGAGCGCGTCCTGGCCATCCCCGCAATCCGCGTCACGAGACCCGTTTGCTGCAATGCCATCTTCGCAACGATGGACCGCGCCGCGATTGCCCGCGCGCAGGGCGAGTTCTTCTTCTACACGTTCGACGAAGCGCTGCCGGAGGTGCGCTGGATGACGCACTGGGCGACGCAGCCCGAGGACGTCGAAGCATTCGCGGACGCTCTCGAGGCCGCCCTCACCTGA
- a CDS encoding MBL fold metallo-hydrolase, whose translation MAELTFVGAAGTVTGSKHLLTVGGRRFFVDCGLFQGTHQIAALNDAPLPVEPDDVEAVVVTHGHLDHIGYLPKLVHDGFAGPIYCTPPTQALMQIVLDDAAHLQQEMLQRGLEHEHPSVPPAYYDERDVARTMRLVRAVPLGTQFDAVSGVRATYHNAAHVIGSAFVAFELEGKRIVFSGDLGRYGRTLLYDPDPIGRADTIVCESTYGDRTHPVDALDALQAALLDGIARGGTIVMPAFAVERTQDMLLAVAAIQAREPKIAALPVHLDSPMAEKVDTLFESFPDAHKPIPHGTPETPFGVRNFSLAVTTEQSKALNRLEGPQLIVSASGMASGGRVLHHLHNHVAQADSTVIFVGYQSRGTLGSLLTHGVKALRLYGDTLPVRAKIVDLAGFSGHADRTDFGRWFSTCTSKPHLYAVHGEPESAMALAAFSTTQFGWPAEAGQRGTTVPL comes from the coding sequence GTGGCTGAGCTCACCTTCGTCGGCGCGGCCGGCACGGTCACCGGCAGCAAGCATCTTCTCACGGTTGGTGGCAGGCGGTTCTTCGTCGACTGCGGCCTCTTTCAAGGGACGCACCAGATCGCGGCGCTCAACGACGCACCTCTGCCGGTCGAGCCGGACGACGTCGAGGCCGTCGTCGTCACCCACGGCCACCTCGATCACATCGGCTACCTTCCCAAACTCGTGCATGATGGCTTCGCCGGCCCGATCTACTGCACGCCGCCGACGCAAGCCCTCATGCAGATCGTGCTCGACGACGCAGCGCACTTGCAGCAAGAGATGTTGCAGCGCGGTCTGGAACACGAGCACCCAAGCGTGCCGCCGGCGTACTACGACGAGCGGGACGTCGCTCGCACGATGCGCCTGGTGCGAGCCGTTCCGCTCGGAACGCAGTTCGACGCCGTTTCCGGCGTGCGCGCGACATACCACAACGCGGCGCACGTCATCGGCTCCGCCTTCGTCGCCTTCGAGCTCGAGGGCAAGCGCATCGTCTTCTCCGGCGATCTGGGACGGTACGGGCGCACCTTGCTCTACGATCCCGATCCGATCGGACGCGCCGATACGATCGTCTGCGAATCGACGTACGGTGACCGCACGCACCCCGTAGACGCTCTCGACGCGCTCCAAGCGGCGCTGCTCGACGGCATCGCCCGCGGAGGCACCATCGTGATGCCGGCGTTCGCCGTGGAACGCACGCAGGACATGCTCTTGGCCGTTGCCGCCATCCAGGCGAGGGAGCCGAAAATCGCGGCGCTGCCCGTGCATCTCGACAGCCCGATGGCGGAGAAGGTCGACACGCTCTTCGAAAGCTTCCCCGACGCGCACAAGCCGATACCTCACGGCACGCCTGAAACGCCGTTCGGCGTACGCAACTTCTCCCTTGCCGTAACGACCGAGCAGTCGAAGGCGCTCAACCGTCTCGAGGGACCCCAGCTCATCGTTTCGGCGAGCGGCATGGCATCGGGCGGACGCGTCCTCCATCACCTCCACAACCATGTCGCCCAAGCCGATTCTACGGTGATCTTCGTCGGCTATCAAAGCCGCGGCACGCTCGGGTCGTTGCTGACGCACGGCGTGAAGGCGCTGCGCCTCTACGGTGACACGCTGCCGGTGCGTGCGAAAATCGTGGACTTGGCGGGCTTCAGCGGCCATGCGGATCGCACCGACTTCGGGCGCTGGTTCTCGACCTGCACGAGCAAGCCCCATTTGTACGCCGTGCATGGCGAGCCCGAGTCCGCAATGGCGCTGGCGGCGTTCTCGACGACGCAGTTCGGATGGCCGGCCGAAGCCGGGCAACGCGGAACCACGGTACCATTGTGA
- a CDS encoding electron transfer flavoprotein-ubiquinone oxidoreductase, with amino-acid sequence MAERERLEVDVLFVGAGPASLAGAIVLAERAKSASRTLEILVIEKAAEAWNHAISGAVLDPRAFEELDTNWLEHGVPVESPVTRDELWYLTHSGTFKAPFTPPPLNNKGKYVASLQKIVRWLADRAEEAGVQIFPAFPGQELLWDGSRVAGVRTGDKGLDRDGNPKSNYEPGADLVAKIVVLGEGPLGTLTKQAVARLGLDAGREPAVYALGVKELWQCPPGSVQAGSVTHTLGYPLPAQTFGGAFIYGMTGDILDIGMVTGLDARDPTSDPHNELQRLKQHPSIAALLRGAKLLRYGAKAIPEGGLFAMPRLYAGGLMIVGDSGGFLNGMRLKGIHLAMKSGMLAGETAWEALQAGRFDEATLAGYQRRFEGSWAYGELRRARNFHQGFERGLLFGMLNAGLSTISGGRGFGFFERLHAKPGFAVMEKRGYEPPESPRATIDGVLTFDKLTDVYNSGTMHDENQPCHLHVSDTNICRDRCTVEYGNPCRYFCPAAVYEPLFEKRDGSVEGRLQINFTNCVHCKTCDIADPYQIITWVPPEGGGGPVYTGM; translated from the coding sequence ATGGCGGAGCGCGAGCGCCTCGAAGTCGACGTTCTCTTTGTCGGTGCCGGTCCGGCGAGCCTTGCCGGTGCGATCGTGCTCGCGGAACGCGCGAAGAGCGCGAGCCGCACGCTCGAGATTCTCGTCATCGAGAAGGCCGCCGAGGCCTGGAACCATGCGATCTCCGGCGCGGTGCTCGATCCGCGCGCGTTCGAAGAGCTCGACACCAATTGGCTCGAACACGGCGTTCCCGTCGAGTCGCCCGTGACGCGCGACGAGCTCTGGTATCTTACGCACAGCGGCACGTTCAAGGCACCGTTCACGCCGCCGCCGCTCAACAACAAAGGCAAGTACGTTGCGTCGTTGCAGAAGATCGTACGATGGCTCGCCGATCGTGCAGAGGAAGCGGGCGTGCAGATCTTTCCCGCGTTTCCCGGTCAAGAGTTGCTGTGGGACGGAAGCCGCGTCGCCGGCGTTCGCACCGGCGACAAAGGGCTCGATCGCGACGGCAATCCCAAGTCCAACTACGAGCCCGGTGCCGATCTGGTAGCAAAGATCGTCGTTCTCGGCGAAGGTCCGCTGGGCACGCTGACCAAACAGGCCGTCGCGCGTTTGGGCCTAGATGCCGGACGCGAGCCGGCGGTGTACGCACTCGGCGTGAAGGAGCTCTGGCAGTGCCCACCGGGATCGGTGCAAGCCGGCAGCGTGACCCATACGCTGGGCTATCCATTGCCCGCGCAAACGTTCGGCGGAGCGTTTATCTACGGAATGACCGGAGACATTCTCGACATCGGCATGGTTACCGGGCTCGACGCGCGCGATCCGACGAGCGATCCGCACAACGAGCTCCAGCGCTTGAAGCAGCATCCTTCGATTGCCGCGCTATTGCGCGGCGCAAAGCTGCTGCGTTACGGAGCCAAAGCGATTCCGGAAGGCGGCCTCTTCGCAATGCCGCGGCTCTACGCCGGCGGGTTGATGATCGTCGGCGACTCGGGCGGATTCCTCAACGGCATGCGCCTCAAAGGCATTCACTTGGCGATGAAGTCCGGCATGCTCGCCGGTGAGACCGCGTGGGAGGCCCTGCAGGCCGGCCGATTCGATGAGGCGACGCTCGCGGGATATCAGCGGCGGTTCGAAGGGTCGTGGGCGTACGGGGAACTGCGCCGTGCACGCAACTTCCATCAGGGCTTCGAGCGCGGCCTTCTCTTCGGCATGCTCAACGCGGGGCTCTCGACGATCTCAGGCGGGCGCGGGTTCGGCTTCTTCGAGCGGCTTCACGCTAAACCCGGCTTTGCAGTGATGGAGAAGCGCGGCTACGAGCCGCCGGAATCGCCGCGCGCAACCATAGACGGCGTGCTGACGTTCGACAAGCTCACCGACGTCTACAACTCCGGCACGATGCACGACGAGAACCAGCCATGCCACCTGCACGTCTCGGACACGAATATTTGCCGCGATCGGTGCACGGTGGAGTACGGTAATCCGTGCCGCTATTTCTGTCCGGCAGCGGTCTACGAACCGCTCTTCGAGAAACGCGACGGCTCGGTCGAGGGCCGCTTGCAGATCAACTTCACGAACTGCGTCCACTGTAAGACGTGCGACATCGCCGATCCGTACCAGATCATCACGTGGGTACCTCCGGAAGGCGGAGGGGGGCCCGTCTACACGGGCATGTGA
- the thiS gene encoding sulfur carrier protein ThiS gives MTVTVNGESRELREGLTIAQLLVLLGTAQTGIAVACNDAVVRRSTFGEYRIAHGDRIEVIQAVAGG, from the coding sequence ATGACGGTCACGGTCAACGGAGAGTCGCGCGAGCTGCGCGAGGGCCTCACGATCGCGCAGCTGCTTGTATTGCTGGGTACGGCGCAGACCGGGATTGCGGTCGCCTGCAACGATGCGGTGGTCCGGCGCTCGACCTTCGGCGAGTACCGCATCGCACACGGCGATCGCATCGAGGTCATCCAAGCGGTGGCGGGCGGCTGA
- a CDS encoding thiazole synthase yields MNDVLRIGTLEFASRLIVGTGKYPSLEVMQAAHAASGAQMVTVAIRRIALDDPSGKTLLDYIDRSRLTILPNTAGCYTARDAVLTAQLARELLQTDLVKLEVIGDAQTLHPDPRATLEAAERLVADGFTVLPYVGDDPIVCRQLEEIGCAAVMPLAAPIGSGLGVCNPYSIRIIKERAKVPVIVDAGVGTASDAAIAMELGVDALLMNTGIAAARNPVLMAHAMRRAVEAGRMAYLAGRMAKRLYASASSPMENLIAVEEA; encoded by the coding sequence ATGAATGATGTTCTGAGAATCGGTACGCTTGAGTTCGCGTCGCGGCTGATCGTCGGCACGGGAAAGTATCCCTCCCTCGAGGTTATGCAAGCCGCGCACGCGGCGAGCGGCGCACAAATGGTGACCGTTGCGATCAGGCGTATTGCTCTCGACGACCCGAGCGGCAAGACGCTCCTCGATTACATCGACCGCTCGCGCTTGACGATTCTTCCGAACACCGCCGGATGCTATACCGCGCGGGACGCCGTCCTCACGGCGCAGCTTGCGCGCGAGCTTTTGCAGACCGACCTCGTCAAGCTCGAGGTCATCGGCGACGCGCAGACGCTGCACCCCGATCCGCGCGCGACGCTCGAGGCGGCGGAGCGCCTCGTCGCCGACGGGTTTACCGTGCTCCCGTATGTCGGCGACGACCCGATCGTATGCCGGCAGCTCGAAGAGATCGGCTGCGCGGCCGTCATGCCGCTTGCCGCGCCGATCGGAAGCGGCCTTGGCGTTTGCAATCCGTACTCGATTCGTATCATCAAGGAGCGCGCGAAGGTTCCCGTCATCGTCGACGCCGGCGTCGGGACCGCCTCCGATGCTGCAATCGCGATGGAGCTGGGCGTCGATGCGCTGCTCATGAACACGGGCATCGCCGCTGCCCGTAACCCGGTGCTCATGGCGCATGCGATGCGTCGTGCGGTCGAGGCGGGGCGAATGGCCTACCTGGCGGGGAGAATGGCCAAGCGTCTCTACGCGAGCGCATCGAGCCCGATGGAAAACCTCATCGCCGTCGAGGAGGCGTAG
- a CDS encoding rhodanese-like domain-containing protein: protein MQPVKEISVEELAKWRAGEKAFVLVDVRHPNELKLAALPDAVNVPLHELAARLGELDGNVPIALICHTGARSEFAARFLASNGFADACTVVGGIDAYSARVDPSIPRY, encoded by the coding sequence GTGCAGCCGGTAAAAGAGATCTCCGTCGAAGAGCTTGCGAAATGGCGCGCCGGCGAGAAAGCGTTCGTGCTCGTCGACGTTCGGCATCCGAACGAGTTGAAGCTCGCCGCACTGCCGGACGCCGTGAACGTCCCGCTCCACGAGCTTGCCGCGCGGCTCGGTGAGCTCGACGGCAACGTGCCGATCGCGCTCATCTGCCATACCGGGGCTCGTAGCGAGTTCGCGGCCCGATTCTTGGCAAGCAACGGCTTTGCTGATGCCTGCACCGTCGTGGGCGGAATCGACGCCTATTCCGCGCGCGTCGATCCGTCGATTCCACGCTACTAA
- the bcp gene encoding thioredoxin-dependent thiol peroxidase, whose translation MLTQGDTMPNVTVEDDAGKRVATKDLLGGSLLLYFYPKDDTPGCTNEASQFRDLLARFKRKKVRIVGVSRDSVASHQKFKKKYALPFELLSDVESKLCDAFGVIVEKSNYGKTYMGIARSTFLIDAKGTIVKVWPKVTADGHAEEVLAYLSQE comes from the coding sequence ATGCTTACGCAAGGCGATACCATGCCGAACGTCACCGTCGAGGACGACGCGGGGAAGCGCGTCGCGACCAAGGATCTCCTCGGCGGCTCGCTGCTGCTCTATTTCTATCCGAAAGACGATACGCCGGGCTGCACGAATGAAGCGTCGCAGTTTCGCGATCTGCTTGCGCGCTTCAAGCGAAAGAAGGTTCGGATCGTCGGCGTCAGTCGCGATAGCGTTGCCTCGCATCAAAAGTTCAAGAAAAAATATGCGCTCCCGTTCGAGCTGCTCTCGGACGTCGAGTCGAAGCTCTGCGATGCGTTCGGCGTCATCGTCGAGAAGAGCAACTACGGCAAGACGTACATGGGCATTGCGCGCTCGACGTTCTTGATCGACGCGAAGGGTACGATCGTCAAAGTGTGGCCGAAGGTGACCGCCGACGGTCACGCCGAGGAAGTGCTGGCGTACCTATCGCAAGAGTAA
- a CDS encoding phosphoribosyltransferase family protein produces the protein MAMEHLGSPNQPVGPLPELVWLRKVIFDRALTRGDYVLAGGVRSDYYIDKFQLFSDPQVLRRIARLFTPLIAETNPDLVGGTELGGAIVATAVSQLSGLPMIVVRKKPKGYGAFPGEYVEGPYHRGEHVLLLEDIVSNGGELLAAKARLEELGLQVTPCAVISRGLAPVRALIQFSLPRGKGQAEN, from the coding sequence ATGGCAATGGAGCATTTAGGATCGCCCAATCAGCCCGTGGGTCCGCTCCCCGAGCTCGTCTGGCTTCGTAAGGTCATCTTCGACCGCGCGCTGACGCGCGGCGACTACGTTCTTGCGGGGGGCGTGCGAAGCGACTACTACATCGACAAGTTTCAGCTCTTCAGCGATCCGCAGGTGTTGCGGCGCATCGCTCGCCTCTTCACGCCGCTCATCGCCGAGACGAATCCCGATCTCGTCGGTGGAACCGAGCTCGGCGGGGCGATCGTCGCGACGGCGGTATCGCAGCTCTCCGGGCTTCCGATGATCGTCGTGCGCAAGAAGCCCAAGGGGTACGGCGCCTTTCCTGGCGAGTACGTCGAGGGCCCGTACCATCGCGGGGAGCACGTCTTGCTTCTCGAGGACATCGTGAGCAACGGCGGCGAGCTGCTCGCCGCAAAGGCGCGCCTTGAGGAGTTGGGGCTGCAGGTCACGCCGTGCGCCGTCATCAGCCGGGGCCTCGCGCCCGTGCGCGCGCTGATCCAGTTCTCACTACCGCGCGGCAAAGGACAGGCCGAGAACTAA
- a CDS encoding peptide ABC transporter substrate-binding protein: MRRAVAFVALSLLLASCTRSIGNVQGGRHAWTVPGDLRIAIQGDLKNLNPLLASNTTDVFVARLMFEPLVSADARGNPVPMLAAQVPTLENGGVSRDGLAITYHLRRDAYWTDGVPVTARDVKWSWQAIMNPNNNVVSRHGYDEIRTIDTPDPYTVVVHLKEKFSPFVNTFFAESDQPYPIAPAHVLDKYPNINQVPFNSEPTVSDGPFRFGEWSHGDHITLLRNDRFFMGRPGLQRVELKIVPDENTSVNMLRTHAIDWIYQASIETYPQTSQIPDTHIVWMNINGYEDIQLNDARPYLRDVRVRQAIAYALDKGELIRTLTYGQQKEATEDLPDWMWAFDPNVRSYPHDLARARALLEAAGWAPGPDGIMRKNGQPLVLVEVTNPSNVTRSKESVIVQAQLRQAGIEVQVKDFPGDVLFAPAGEGGILQLGHFDLSLAGWFSGIDPDDSSQYMCKNVPPGGYNYSRYCSAAMDAAENDALTHFDHATRKAAYARTQQLLHDDVPEIFVYWYRFQQPISDDFKGFDPNPVEEAWNAWQWSI; this comes from the coding sequence ATGAGACGCGCGGTCGCCTTCGTCGCGCTGAGTCTCCTTCTCGCGAGTTGCACCCGCAGCATTGGAAACGTCCAGGGCGGCCGGCACGCATGGACGGTGCCGGGCGACTTACGCATCGCCATCCAAGGGGACTTGAAGAATCTCAATCCTTTGCTCGCTTCGAACACGACCGACGTCTTCGTCGCGCGATTGATGTTCGAGCCGCTCGTCTCGGCCGACGCTCGCGGCAACCCGGTTCCGATGCTCGCCGCCCAGGTACCGACGCTAGAGAACGGCGGCGTCAGCCGCGACGGCCTCGCGATCACTTACCACCTGCGCCGGGATGCCTACTGGACCGACGGCGTGCCGGTCACGGCGCGCGACGTCAAGTGGTCGTGGCAAGCGATCATGAACCCGAACAACAACGTCGTTTCGCGGCACGGCTACGACGAGATCCGCACGATCGACACGCCCGACCCCTACACGGTCGTGGTGCATCTCAAAGAGAAGTTCTCGCCGTTCGTCAATACGTTCTTTGCTGAGAGCGATCAGCCGTACCCGATTGCACCGGCTCACGTGCTGGACAAGTATCCCAACATCAACCAGGTTCCGTTCAACAGCGAGCCGACCGTGAGCGACGGCCCGTTTCGCTTCGGCGAATGGTCGCACGGCGACCATATCACGCTGCTTCGCAACGACCGGTTCTTCATGGGGCGGCCCGGATTGCAGCGCGTCGAGCTGAAGATCGTTCCCGACGAGAACACGTCGGTGAACATGCTGCGCACGCACGCGATCGACTGGATCTATCAGGCCTCCATCGAGACCTATCCGCAGACGAGTCAAATCCCGGATACGCACATCGTGTGGATGAACATCAACGGATACGAGGACATCCAGCTCAACGACGCGCGGCCGTACCTGCGCGATGTGCGCGTCCGGCAAGCGATTGCGTATGCGCTCGACAAGGGAGAGTTGATTCGTACGCTCACGTACGGCCAGCAAAAGGAGGCTACAGAGGACCTCCCCGACTGGATGTGGGCATTCGATCCCAACGTCCGGTCGTATCCGCATGACCTCGCGCGCGCGCGCGCTCTGCTCGAGGCGGCGGGGTGGGCGCCGGGGCCCGACGGCATCATGCGCAAGAATGGGCAGCCGCTCGTGCTCGTCGAGGTAACGAACCCCTCGAACGTCACGCGAAGCAAAGAGTCGGTGATCGTGCAGGCGCAGCTTCGCCAGGCCGGGATCGAAGTGCAGGTCAAGGACTTTCCCGGCGACGTGCTCTTCGCTCCGGCAGGCGAGGGCGGGATCCTTCAGCTCGGACACTTCGACCTCAGCCTCGCCGGATGGTTCTCCGGCATCGACCCCGATGACAGCTCGCAGTACATGTGCAAGAACGTTCCGCCCGGAGGATACAACTACTCACGGTATTGCAGCGCCGCAATGGACGCGGCCGAGAACGACGCGCTCACGCACTTCGATCACGCGACGCGCAAGGCGGCGTACGCGCGCACGCAACAGCTGCTTCACGACGACGTGCCGGAGATCTTCGTCTACTGGTATCGCTTTCAGCAGCCGATCAGCGACGACTTCAAAGGCTTCGACCCCAATCCGGTGGAGGAAGCCTGGAACGCATGGCAATGGAGCATTTAG